The DNA segment TATCAATTAAGTATTTTTATAAGATTATTGAAAATAAAGAATTAGACAATGTGTTTAGTAATTTTGAAATAAATATGATAAATGGATTTAGTGATGAAGGTAAGGTTTTATTTAAAGAAATGCTTAAGAATACTATTTATATGCATGATTTAGGGAAGATAAACTGCAATTTTCAATACTACAAAATGAGAAATGATTTTTTTAAAGAGGATATCAATTGTAGCTTAAATAATTCTAATCATTCTATGCTGTCTTCTTTGATATATATAAATCATTATTTTATTAAAATAAAACAGCATAAGGAAAAAAGTGAAAATGGAATTTTGAGAACTATAATGCTATTAAATGCCTATGTAATATCAAAACATCACGGTAATTTTGATAGTTTTGATAGGTTTAAAGAAAAATTTTTAGATTTAGATGAAGAGGGATACAAATTATGTGGCGAGGAACTGAGTTTGTTCAGCAAAGTTTATAAAGAAGAAATAGTTTTTAATAGTAAAAATAAATTTTTGTATAGACTTTTTAAAAATGCTGAAAAACTATTAGATAATAGCGAACAAGAAAACAAGCTTGAAGGCATTTGTTTTTACATATATGAAAGATTTTTAAGTTCAATTTTATTAGCCTGTGATTATTATTCTACTTCAAATTTTAAAAATGGCTTAGAAATAAAGGACTTTGGCAAAATAGGGGATATAGAAGAATTTTATAAGAGTTTCAAAGATACAGATGTATATAAAAGTATAAGAAAATATGAAAATAAAAATTACGGAAAAACAAAGGATTTTAGTGATTTAAAAGATATTAATGTACTGAGAGATGAATTATTTCTTGATTCAGAAAAAAGTATGCTAAAAAATATTGATAGAGATATATTTTACTTAGAAGCACCTACTGGAAGTGGCAAAAGTAACGCTGCATTCAATTTAAGTTTTAAAATTATAGAGAAATTTAAAAATATAAATAAAATATTTTATGTATATCCCTTTAACACTTTGATAGAGCAAAACATAGAGACTCTTAACAAGATTTTTAAGGGTAAAGATATTATGGATAAAATAGCTGTAATAAATTCTTTAGTTCCAATAAAAACTGAAAAAATTCATTACAAAGATATAGATAAAAAAGAAAGTAGTGATGTTTTAGATGAAAACTATGAGATATCTTTACTTAATAGGCAATTTCTACATTATCCTATGATTCTCACAACTCATGTCAGTTTATTTAATTATTTTTTGGGATTTCTAAAGAAAATATATTTCCTTTTGCTCAGATTGCCAACAGCGTTATAGTATTAGATGAAATACAGAGTTATAAAAACAGTATATGGAAGGAAATAATAACTTTCTTTAAATATTATTCAAAGCTTTTAAATATTAAAATCATAATAATGTCAGCCACACTGCCAAATTTAGATACACTTTCAAATGAAAAAGTTAATGCAGTTAAATTGATAGGAGAAAGAGAGAAATATTATAGCAATCCTATATTTAAAAATAGAGTTTCTTTGGATTTTTCATTACTAGATCAAAAAGAAGAGGTTTTTGACAAATTATTTCAGCATGTTATAAATCAGGCGGA comes from the Haloimpatiens sp. FM7315 genome and includes:
- a CDS encoding CRISPR-associated endonuclease Cas3'', yielding MYFDNVDKFNLEEYIKNSDKIYAHVFENEEKDIIRTETLKEHLELSIKYFYKIIENKELDNVFSNFEINMINGFSDEGKVLFKEMLKNTIYMHDLGKINCNFQYYKMRNDFFKEDINCSLNNSNHSMLSSLIYINHYFIKIKQHKEKSENGILRTIMLLNAYVISKHHGNFDSFDRFKEKFLDLDEEGYKLCGEELSLFSKVYKEEIVFNSKNKFLYRLFKNAEKLLDNSEQENKLEGICFYIYERFLSSILLACDYYSTSNFKNGLEIKDFGKIGDIEEFYKSFKDTDVYKSIRKYENKNYGKTKDFSDLKDINVLRDELFLDSEKSMLKNIDRDIFYLEAPTGSGKSNAAFNLSFKIIEKFKNINKIFYVYPFNTLIEQNIETLNKIFKGKDIMDKIAVINSLVPIKTEKIHYKDIDKKESSDVLDENYEISLLNRQFLHYPMILTTHVSLFNYFLGFLKKIYFLLLRLPTAL